Genomic window (Rosa chinensis cultivar Old Blush chromosome 6, RchiOBHm-V2, whole genome shotgun sequence):
GCTCTAACTATTAGAATGAAAACAGATTTTTTCTCGCTAAGAAAATGTACTCTTTATCTACTGGAAAACatcttaaaaccaaagaaatgACTTCAGAGCACATATTAAGTATGCAAGCATGTACCTTACACCTATCAACGCTTGATGTTTAAAAACTAGTTTAAACTATACGCTGAAAACAACATATCATTATCATATATGCAAGTTGAGGCAATCATGCTTGGATTTTAATGTCAGGGAAGGTACTGATGGACATAACCAAAGTGTTAATGATCTTATCCAACAGAATGGGGGCAAAGGTTTCTTTTAAGGACCCATTATGACACGTGGCTCACTTGGTCTGGTTGATTGAAACAGGTCCCCAAGAAAATAATTCAGTGGCCCAGCTCGTTACTATAATCTGTAACCGAGAACCAAAAAACAAATCTGCTGAGGGTACTTGCACATGGATACCATGAATGCACAAACTATTAATATCATGCACTCATTCCATATCTCCACCAACAAGAGATATGCATAAAACCTAATAATTACACCTCATTTCATTTATGGAATTGGAGCATTGAGATAAGAAACTCAATCATGGATACCTATAATCATATGTTAATGGCTCTCCGACTTCTATTGATCTTGCAGCAAACACACCGACACGTGTTTCCCCCTCAACTTGCCTGCAAAAACACCAACTTACATTATTGATTAGCACTTGGGACCTAATAGTGGGTTAACATTTTATTCTAATGAGCAGATAGAGAATTCTGTTGTATTACCAGTGGATTATATCATTGTATTAATTTAATAACAATTGTAAATATGATAAAGAAATAAgtaattttgaaaagaaaaacaaaacaaaacaaagtggAACTGCCCAGTCGGACATTGTTAATCTGGAGTACCCCAGATGGAGACTATTTCTTGCACCCACAATTCAAGCATCAAATTCTAAACATATTATTACTAGTTGGCTGGAACCCAGAAAAAAATCTTGTCTAAATTTACCAGAACAGTGAAAACCAATACAGAACATTGAGCAACatgcaagaaagattacaattcAGAAAGATTACATTACCCAGACAAGACTTACGTCCATGGCATTGTAAAAAATATATGAAGAGGTATTTTCAGTGCCTCCGCCACATGAGTATGCCCTGAAAATGTATTCATCAGGTTAGTGGCAAAATATAGACAAATCAAAGCAAGTGCATGTAAAAGTTCTCTTTAATTATAAAATACAACTGAATGCAAttaacaataatatgcataAGTATCTTGGAAGTTAATAGTGCAGACAACCTACAAACTCTGCTAGAGgaagaaacaaaataatatgTCTATTGGAGTATTGGATAATCATTTACCACACGGTATCCCATCCTCCAACCCCAAATTCAGTaaccaagaaattcaaaacCAGAAAAAGATCTAGTATTACTTAGAATTAGATAGATGGTGTTGAAAGCTAACCATATGCTGGGGGGTTTGCAATAATTGCATCCGCTTTAAAGGGAATACCAGAATCTACATCAGGCTCTTTGCAAGCTGGAAGCAAGGAATA
Coding sequences:
- the LOC112169230 gene encoding sterol 3-beta-glucosyltransferase UGT80A2 isoform X1; its protein translation is MVKNKGFLPSGPSEIPIQRNQIKEIIYSLLPACKEPDVDSGIPFKADAIIANPPAYGHTHVAEALKIPLHIFFTMPWTQVEGETRVGVFAARSIEVGEPLTYDYRYLGSRVVKRVPEC
- the LOC112169230 gene encoding sterol 3-beta-glucosyltransferase UGT80A2 isoform X2; amino-acid sequence: MVKNKGFLPSGPSEIPIQRNQIKEIIYSLLPACKEPDVDSGIPFKADAIIANPPAYGHTHVAEALKIPLHIFFTMPWTQVEGETRVGVFAARSIEVGEPLTYDYRRRMETPTRLQFH